GCAAAGGCCAGCACGGTCAGGCCAAGCAATGTCGCACTGCCGCGCAGCCACCGTACGCTGCCGATATTGCTGGCAAGGTCGGGCGCGAGGTCGAGGGCGGAGAGGCGGGCCGATGCTGCCTGCCGCCAGTTCTCGTAACGCTGGCCCAGAGTGCCGCCTTCGCGCGCGATCTTCGCACGCAGCGGCGCGCCGATGATGGCGTCATGCGACAGCGACGCGGGCTGCGCGCGGTTGCCTTCCGGCAGTGCTTCGCTGTCGGCCTGTGTGAACACGCCTGTTCCTCGCTTGCTGTGCCGGGCCGATGGCCCTCTTGAAGGGGAGGTTGCGACCCCCACGATCCGGCGGCTTTCTTGGCAGTATTGCTTGCGCGCTTAAAGTTAATGCCGGGTAAAATTCCGGTGAGCGGACTCCCCGGTGCGCCGAACTGTGCGCCATTCGCGGCCACGCCTTGCGCAGGCGGGCGGCAAGGGCCAGATTCCGGGGCATCGTGTCGCACAAAGGCCCCCAGTCCCATGTCCGCGCCGTCCTCGGCCCGACGAACACCGGCAAGACCCATCTCGCCATAGAGCGCATGTGCGCCCATTCCAGCGGCGCGATCGGCTTCCCGCTGCGGCTGCTGGCGCGCGAGGTCTATGACCGGGTCCGCGCCATCAAGGGCGACGCCGTGACGGCATTGATCACGGGGGAGGAACGGATCGAACCTCCGGGTGCGCGCTACATGCTGTGCACGGCGGAGGCGATGCCAAGGAATGGCGGAGGCCACGCATTCGTGGCGCTGGACGAGGCGCAGATCGGCGCCGACCGTGAGCGCGGACATATCTTCACCGACCGGCTGCTGCATGCCCGCGGGCGGGAGGAGACGATGATCCTCGGTTCCGCCCCGCTGGAGCCGGTGCTGCGCAAGCTGGTGCCCGAAGCCGTGGTGGAAGAACGGCCGCGTTTCTCCACGCTCACCCATGCGGGCGCGGCCAAGTTGTCCCGCCTGCCCCGCCGCAGCGCCATCGTCGCCTTCAGCGTGGAGCAGGTTTATGCGCTGGCGGAAATGCTGCGCCGGTTCCGGGGCGGGGCGGCGGTGGTCATGGGCGCGCTGAGCCCGGAAACCCGCAACCGGCAGGTGGAATTGTTCCAGTCGGGCGAGGTCGATTACATCGTCGCCACCGATGCCATCGGCATGGGACTGAACCTCGACGTGCGCCATGTCGCCTTCGCCGCATTGTCGAAATTCGACGGCGTACGCCAGCGGCGGCTGCACCCGGCGGAGATGGCGCAGATCGCCGGGCGCGCAGGGCGGCACCAGACCGATGGCAGCTTCGGCACGCTATCCGGCGGCGGCGGGCGGCGCGGCGGGACCCCGCTGGAATTCACCGACGAAGAAGTCTTCGCGATCGAGGAACACCGCTTCGCCCCGCTCACCCAGCTGTACTGGCGCAATGCGGAGCCGCGCTTCTCCTCGCTCGCCGTGCTGATCGGCGACCTGGAACAGCGCCCGTCCCAGCCGGAGCTGACCGCTGCGCCGCAAAGCATCGACCTCGCCGTGCTGAAGCGCCTGTCCGACAATCCCGATATCGCCAATGGCGTCACGACACCCGCCCGCGTCCGCCGGTTCTGGGAGGCCTGCCAGCTGCCCGATTTCCGCCAGCTGGGCGCGGATGCCCATGCCCGCTTCGTGGCGCGGCTGTGGCAGGATTTGAAGCACGATTACCTGGGCGCGGATTATGTCGCGGCGCGCATCGCAGACCTCGACAAGCCCGATGGCGATATCGACACGCTGCAAGGCCGTATCGCCGCGATCCGCAGCTGGGCCTATATCTGCCAGCGGCCGGACTGGGTGCTGGCGCGCGACGAGATGGCCGGCCGCGCCCGCGCCGTGGAAGCCCGCTTGTCCGACGCATTGCACCAGCGGCTGACGGAACGTTTCGTAAATCGGCGCACAGCTGTATTGATGCGCGGCATGAAGGATACGAACTTGCTGCGCGTCACGCTGGATGAAACCGACCGGGTCATGGTGGAAGACCATGTCATCGGCCGCCTCGATGGCTTTCGCTTCATCGTCGATGACAGCGCCGATAGCGAGGAGCGCCGCCTGATGCTGGCCGCGGCCGAAAAGCACATGCCTGCCTTGCTGGCGGACCGCGCGAAGCGATTGGTGGCGGACGAGCTGGGCGAGCTCACCATTGCGAAGGGCCGCGTGTGGCGCGGCGAGCAGGCCGTGGCCTCCATCGAGCGCACGCGCCAGCCCAGCAGCCCGCGCCTGGTGCTGGAGAAGGACCTCTCGGCCCTCAACCCGGCTGACCGCACCGCGCTGGAACGCGCGCTGGAGATCTGGTTCGAGAACCGCCTCGCCCCGCTCGCCCCGTTGCGCGCGCTGGAAGAGGCTGCGCAGGACGAGGCATTAGGATCGGAGGCGCGCGCGCTCGTGCTGACGCTGATCGAACGCGCCGGCGTGGTGCACCGGGAAGCCGCTGGCCTTGCGGTGATTCCGAAGGAGAAACGCCCTGCCCTGCGGCGTCTCGGCGTCATCATCGGCTCGCTCGATGTCTATCTGCCCGCCCTGCTGAAACCCGCGCCGCGCGCGCTGCTGCGAGAGCTTGGCGTGGACCGCAGGCCGCTCAATCCGGAAATGCAGGCCGTGATCGAAGGCGGGAAGCAGCCGCCTGCAGGCTATCGCCGCGCGGGCAAGCAGGCGATCCGCGTGGACATGGCGGAAAAGCTGTTCCGCGCCGCGCATGAGGCGCGGGTGAAGCAGGACAAGAAGTTTTTCCGGCTGGAGGACGCGCTGCCCGTCTCCATGGGCCTGCTGATGGAAAATTACGACCGGCTGATGCGCGATGCGGGCTTCGCCGTGCGCCGCGCAAAGCCGCTGGAGGAAGGTGTGCACGGCGCGCCTGCCCCGGCGAGCTGGAGCTGGCGTCCGCCGCGCAAGGACCGCCATCCCTCCGCCGCGCCCGCGCATCGCGGCAAGCCGCGCGCCAGTGGTAAACCCGGTGGCAAGCCCGGCGGCAAGCCT
This genomic interval from Paraurantiacibacter namhicola contains the following:
- a CDS encoding helicase-related protein gives rise to the protein MCAHSSGAIGFPLRLLAREVYDRVRAIKGDAVTALITGEERIEPPGARYMLCTAEAMPRNGGGHAFVALDEAQIGADRERGHIFTDRLLHARGREETMILGSAPLEPVLRKLVPEAVVEERPRFSTLTHAGAAKLSRLPRRSAIVAFSVEQVYALAEMLRRFRGGAAVVMGALSPETRNRQVELFQSGEVDYIVATDAIGMGLNLDVRHVAFAALSKFDGVRQRRLHPAEMAQIAGRAGRHQTDGSFGTLSGGGGRRGGTPLEFTDEEVFAIEEHRFAPLTQLYWRNAEPRFSSLAVLIGDLEQRPSQPELTAAPQSIDLAVLKRLSDNPDIANGVTTPARVRRFWEACQLPDFRQLGADAHARFVARLWQDLKHDYLGADYVAARIADLDKPDGDIDTLQGRIAAIRSWAYICQRPDWVLARDEMAGRARAVEARLSDALHQRLTERFVNRRTAVLMRGMKDTNLLRVTLDETDRVMVEDHVIGRLDGFRFIVDDSADSEERRLMLAAAEKHMPALLADRAKRLVADELGELTIAKGRVWRGEQAVASIERTRQPSSPRLVLEKDLSALNPADRTALERALEIWFENRLAPLAPLRALEEAAQDEALGSEARALVLTLIERAGVVHREAAGLAVIPKEKRPALRRLGVIIGSLDVYLPALLKPAPRALLRELGVDRRPLNPEMQAVIEGGKQPPAGYRRAGKQAIRVDMAEKLFRAAHEARVKQDKKFFRLEDALPVSMGLLMENYDRLMRDAGFAVRRAKPLEEGVHGAPAPASWSWRPPRKDRHPSAAPAHRGKPRASGKPGGKPGGKPGGKAGGKRPAKPQKPVEPRPENAFAALKGLVR